AGCATGCCGACCGACACCGTTCTCTCCGGGCTGCTCAGCCGACAACTCGACGCCTGGTTGCCGGCCGCACTGCAGCGGTCCCGGCGGGCCACCCTCGCGCTGGCCTGCGGCGCGGGTGACGCCGGGACGCTGACCGGCGCGCTCAGCCAGATCAGCCGGTACGCCGACCGGTTGCGCGGCGCCCGACTGACCGTGCTGGTGCTCGCCGACACCGACACCAGTTCTGGCACCGGGTCTGGGGCCGGCACCAACACCGGTTCTGGCACCGGCACCGGCTCGGACTCGGGCACCGATGCTGGCACCGATCTGGCGGCCCGGCTCGGTGCGGTCGAGGCCAGCCTGCCGGCCGAGGTCGCCGTACACCTGGTCCCCGGCGATGTGACCCGGCTGCCGGTGGCGCTGAAGGCGGCCGGCGCGGCCGGTGCGCCGGTGTTCACCCTGGTCGTACCGCCCGGTCCCGCCGGCACCCCGGCATCGGTGGTGGTGGCCGCGGCAGCGACCGGACGCCCGGCCGAGTTGCTGCTTGTCGCGGACGCCTCGGTCCGCGCCGGGCTGGCGCAGCGGTTTCCGCTGGTCACCGAGGTGGAGTTGACGTCCGCCGAGGCGGGGCTGTCGTCGGCAGCGGCGGGGGTGAGTCGGGTGGTGGCCTTCGCCACCAGCTCCGACCGGGCCCTGGAGGCGTTCAAGACCGCGCTCTGGGCGGTCGGCGCGGAGCAGCCGCTACGCCTGCGTACCCTGCCGGCCCCGGCGGACCCGCGCGATCCGGTGCCGCTGACGGTCTCGACCGAGCCGGAGGTCGGGCCGCTGGGTCGGGAACTCCTGGCCGAGTTGGGTCGCTCCGGCCCGCGTACGGTCACCGAGCTGCGCCGGCACGCTCTCACCGGGACCGTCTACCGGGCCGCCGACGCGGTCCGGGCGTTGACCGAGCTGCTCGCCACCGGGGCGGTACGCCGTGACCCCGAGGCGGGCCGGCTCGGCGGCGACGTGGTCATCCACGCCGTCGGCGACGCGGCGGCCGGATCAACTGCTTGACCACCAGCGATATCCCGGTGGCGATGACCCCGATGCTGAAGACCATCTGCAGGCAGACCGCCACCCGGGCGAACTGGCCGTTGGCGTGCACGTCGCCGTAGCCGATCGTGGTCAGGGTGGCGAGCGCGAAGTAGAGCGCGTCGATCCGGGTCCGCAGGTTGACGAACTGGCCCGGCGCGCTGAGCGCGATGACGTAGTCGGCCAGCGCGAAGGCCAACAGGCCGGCGACCAGGGCCACCGCCAGGTGGATCAACGAGGAGAGCTGCTCCTCGTCGGCCTGCTGCCCGTCGGCGGGTTGACCGTCGGCCTTCTGGTCGGCTGAAGGGCCAGCGGCTGGTTGACCGTCGGCGGTGCGGTCGGCGGCTGGTTGACCGTCGGCTGGAGGGCCAGCGGCTGGAGGGCCGGCGGTGCGGTCGGCGGCGAGTTGCCGGGCGGCGGCCTGGTCGGCGGCGAGCTGTCGGCGGACCTGGCCGGTCACCAGCAGCACGACGATCACCACCATCAGTACCGTGGCCACGATCCGGAACGCGAGCCTGGCCCCGTTCGGGTCGGGCTGCACCGGCACCACGAAGTACGCCACCAGGAGCAGGAGACAGGAGAGGACCGCCTGCCGCTGCTGCCGCTCCCGGCCCATGCGGCAATTGTCGGCCCTGCCGTGCCTTGCTGTCCCTGAAACACCGGGCCGGGCCCGAGCAACGCCGGGCCGGAGCAACGCCGGGCCGGAGCAACGCCGGGCCGGAGCAACGCCGGGCCCGATCAAGGCGGGCCCGAGCGACGCCGGTACCGGGGCCGGGCGTGGAAACGGGGTGCCGGTGGGTACCGGCACCCCGTTCACCCGTCCGAGGTCAGGCCCGGGAGCGGGACTTGTCCTGCTTCCAGGACAGCGGCCCGGGAAGGTCGACGCGGTGCGCCTTGGCCCGCGAGTTCCAGGACCAGCGGCCGATCCTGATGCTCCACGAGGAGAAACCGTTCTCGGTGAAGTTCAGCACGAGCGGTCCGTACTTCTTGCGCTTTCGGAACATCAGGCCCATCGTGGGGCTCCCTTCGTGACCTTCCTGCCCTGCCGGCACGAAGAATGCCCGAAGCTCCGATTCGCGAAACCCGATGATTCGCGAAACCCGATGCCGAGGGTGGATCAGCGGGGCTCCCACGCGTCGGGGATCGCGGTCAGCTTCTTCACGTGGGCGGGGAGCCGGCCACTGAGCAGCTCGGCGAGGCTCACCTCGTCGACCACCCGGCGCACCGCGGCCCGGACCGCCACCCAGAAGCGGGGCAGGTTCTCCGCCGGACCCTCGTATCGGGTCTCCTCGGGACGCAGCCCGCGTACCCCGGCCAGGGGACCGTCCACGGCCCGCAGGATCGCCCCGACGGTGACCTCGGCGGGTGGTCGTACCAGGAGGTAGCCGCCCTCGACGCCGCGTTGGGCGCGGACGATCCCGGCCCGTCGCAGGTCGGCCAGGACCGCCTCCAGGAACTTGCGGGGCAGGTCCTGTTCGGCGGCGATCACCTGGGCGGAGAGCAGGTTGGGGTGGGCGGCGGCGAGGCTGAGCGCCGCTCGTACCGCGTAGTCACCGCGCGCGGAGATGTGCACCCCGCCATCATGCCCGGTCGGGCTCGCCGGTGCGTTCGGCGGGCGGTCGGGGCCGGACGATCCGGGCCGGTCCGCCCTCGGTGGCCGCCGAGCGGGCACCGAGGGCCGGTCGGAGCTGCTCGGCACCGGGCGTACGGCGCTCGCCGCCGGGCGCGCAGCGGTCCCGGACCGGTGTCCACCGCTCGTCCCGGGTGCCCGGCCGGCCCTCGACGCGTGCCCGTCGGTCTCCGTCGGCTGTCCCTCGACCCCCGTCGCCTGCCCCGCCGTCGCCTCCCCGGTCCCGGCTGCTTGCCCCTCGGTCTCGGCCGTCGGTCGCGAGGTCCCGGCTGCTTGCCCCTCGGTCTCGGCCGTCGGTCGCGAGGTCCCGGCTGCCGGCCGCGCGGTCCCGGTTACCTGGCCCGCGGTCCCGGCTGGTGGCGCCCCGGTCGCCGGCGGACGTCCACTGCTCCCGGGCGGCCCGGAACGCCCCCGGGCTGTGCCCGACCTCGCGGGTGAAGAAGCGGCCGAAGTTGGTCGGCTCGGGAAAACCCAGGTGCCGGCCGATCTCGGCGATCGGTTCGTCGGTGGCGGCGAGCAACCGGCTGGCCTGCAGGGCGACCCGCTCGTCGATCACCTGTTTCGCGCTGCGGCCGGTCACCGCCAGACAGGCCCGGGTCAGGGTACGCACCGAGCAGCCCAGCCGGGTCGCGTAGTCCTCGACCCGCCGGCTGTGGCGGTAGCCGCGTTCCAGCTCCCGGCACAACCGCTCGAAGGTGCCCTGTTCCCCGCCGGTGCTCGGCGGCTCGGGGGCGAGTAGGGCCAGCCGCAGCAGCAGCACCGCGAGCTGGTGCCGGAGCAACTCCTCGGCGGGCGAGCCACCGTCACGGCGCGGCCCACCGACGCGTGAATGGGGGCCACCGACGCGTGAATTCGGGCCACCGTCGCGTGACTGCGGGCCACCGGCGGGGTCGACGCGTCGCTGCCGGTCGGCCGGCGGGCGGCCGTACCGGCGCAGGTCGGCGGCGAGCCGGCGGATGCCCTCCCGGATCGCCGCGCCGTCGTCGCCGTCGAGCGGCCAGTACGCCGGGGTACGCCCGGCCGGTGCCGGCTGTCCGGCCGGGGCGCCGTCGCGCCACCGCACCACAAGCGCCTCGAAGGACGGCCCGGTGACGCAGCGCAACGCCTGCCCGGGGCCGACCCGCAGCAGGGTGCCGGGTCGACAGGTGACCGGACGGAAGTCCAGCTCCACGCTGCCGTGCCCGTCGGTGACCAGGACCAGCAGGTCGGCGTCGACCAGGGTGGGGCGACGCCAGTCCGGATGGGTGGCCAGGTCGTCGAGGGTGGGCGTGTCGATGCCCGCGGCGGTGGGCGCATCCTCCGGAGCCAGATCGGGCTGGCCCGGGGCGATGTCCGTAGCCGGAGAGGGCTGACCGGAGGTGACCATCAACTGCGACGGTAACCGGCCCTTGGGCAGGGCGCATCCCGACAGCGGGCCCGGTCCGGGCGGGGCTTGTCGGCGGATCGGCGGCCGGGTTACGTTGCGCAACGACAGGGCCGGGGCGGCAGGGCCCGGCCCGGCGGCGGCCCCACCGGTGACCGTCGCCGACTGGCGAGGGGACGAGCATGACGGAGCTGTTCTCGGTCGACGGCAAGACGGTCCTGGTGACCGGGGGTTCCCGGGGGATCGGCCTGATGATCGCCCAGGGGCTGGTCCGGGCCGGTGCGACCGTGCTGATCTCCTCGCGTAAGGCCGAGGTCTGCCAGCGGGTGGCCGAGGAGCTGTCCCGCGAGGGCAACTGCGTGGCGATCCCCGCCGACCTCAGCCGCGACGCCGGGGTCACGCAGCTCGCCGCCGCCGTACGGGAGCACACCGACCGGCTCGACGTACTTGTCAACAACGCCGGTGCGACCTGGGGCGCGGCCCTGGAGGAGTACCCGGAGAGCGCCTTCGACAAGCTCTGGGCGGTGAACGTCAAGGCCGTCTTCCGGCTCACCACCGCCCTGCTGCCCGTGCTGCGGGCCGCCGCCGCGGCCGACGCCCCGGCCCGGGTGATCAACATCGGCTCGGTGGACGGACTGCGGGTGCCCGAGATGGAGGTGTATGCCTACTCGGCGACAAAGGCCGCGGTGCACATGCTCACCCGCAGCCTGGCGCACCGGCTGGCCGGCGAGCAGATCACCGTCAACGCGATCGCGCCGGGGCCGTTCGAGTCGAAGATGATGGCCTTCGCCCTGGACGATCCGGGCAGCCGGGCCGCCATCGAGCAGCAGATCCCGTTGGGGCGCATCGGCCGCCCCGAGGACATGGTGGGCGCGACGATCTTTCTGGCCTCGCGCGCCGGGGCGTACCTGACGGGTGCGGTCATCCCGGTCGACGGCGGCCTGACCACGCACGGATGACCGGCGACGTGCCGCTGACGACGAGCCGGAGCCGCGCGGACTCGGCAGATCCGCGCGGCACCGAAGGCGTCGGTCAGCGCCCGGCGAGCAGCCGGGTCACCGCCGTGTCGACATCGAGGTGGTCGGCCTCGCGCCCGCGCGGGACCACCACGTACGTGCGGCGCAGGAAGCGCACCAGCACGCTGCGCGGCACCTCGAAGAGGGCGTTGCCGTCCGGTGACGACAGCGCCAACGCGACGAAGTCGCCGCGTGGGGTGGCCCACGGCCAGACCCGGACGTCGCCGATCCCGGCCGGATCGTCGAGGCCGGTGACCAGCAGTTCGCGGGCGAAGGACCAGCTCACCGCCTCGCCCCCGGCCGATTCGGCATGGAACAGGACATGGACCGCATACGGGTCAGCAGGGTCGTACCGCAGACTGGCGCGCACCGGCAGTGCCGTGGCGTCAGGTGCGACGAGCCTTAGTGACGTCTCGACCTCTACGGTCGTCGGTCGGATGACACTCATGAACGTTCTCCCCCCGGCACCGCTGCGGAACGTCCGTGTCCCGCTTTTCCCATACTCAGGTGCTATTCCTGGCTACGCTCCGCCATGCGCTGACTTCACCCAGTGGTGGGAAGTGGGTCGGAAACGCCGTT
Above is a window of Micromonospora yangpuensis DNA encoding:
- a CDS encoding potassium channel family protein, whose translation is MGRERQQRQAVLSCLLLLVAYFVVPVQPDPNGARLAFRIVATVLMVVIVVLLVTGQVRRQLAADQAAARQLAADRTAGPPAAGPPADGQPAADRTADGQPAAGPSADQKADGQPADGQQADEEQLSSLIHLAVALVAGLLAFALADYVIALSAPGQFVNLRTRIDALYFALATLTTIGYGDVHANGQFARVAVCLQMVFSIGVIATGISLVVKQLIRPPRRRRRG
- a CDS encoding DUF4236 domain-containing protein codes for the protein MGLMFRKRKKYGPLVLNFTENGFSSWSIRIGRWSWNSRAKAHRVDLPGPLSWKQDKSRSRA
- a CDS encoding RrF2 family transcriptional regulator → MHISARGDYAVRAALSLAAAHPNLLSAQVIAAEQDLPRKFLEAVLADLRRAGIVRAQRGVEGGYLLVRPPAEVTVGAILRAVDGPLAGVRGLRPEETRYEGPAENLPRFWVAVRAAVRRVVDEVSLAELLSGRLPAHVKKLTAIPDAWEPR
- a CDS encoding glucose 1-dehydrogenase, yielding MTELFSVDGKTVLVTGGSRGIGLMIAQGLVRAGATVLISSRKAEVCQRVAEELSREGNCVAIPADLSRDAGVTQLAAAVREHTDRLDVLVNNAGATWGAALEEYPESAFDKLWAVNVKAVFRLTTALLPVLRAAAAADAPARVINIGSVDGLRVPEMEVYAYSATKAAVHMLTRSLAHRLAGEQITVNAIAPGPFESKMMAFALDDPGSRAAIEQQIPLGRIGRPEDMVGATIFLASRAGAYLTGAVIPVDGGLTTHG
- a CDS encoding SsgA family sporulation/cell division regulator; translation: MSVIRPTTVEVETSLRLVAPDATALPVRASLRYDPADPYAVHVLFHAESAGGEAVSWSFARELLVTGLDDPAGIGDVRVWPWATPRGDFVALALSSPDGNALFEVPRSVLVRFLRRTYVVVPRGREADHLDVDTAVTRLLAGR